TACTATGCCAGCCTCACCGACCAATACAACCATCTCGCTCCCATCCGGGTCGAGGCCCAAAAGGTAACTTACATAGAATTAACCTATAAGGACCGCGTGACCTACTAAGTAAAGATAGACAAAAAAAGGTCGCCCGGTAACCCGTAGGAAACCGTCGACCTTTTTGTCTCTTTTTTCAGCGCTCTTGTCTCAGCGGGCCAGAGAATTATGACAATTCTGTGAACTGTGGCGGCGAAGCCGCCCCTATAACGCTTTGCCGATGGCCATTGCCGAATCCAGGTGCATTTTGATCATCGGAAGCTTTTCTTTTAGGAAACGCAGTAACGCTGTATCCCTGACCGTCTTCTCCGCCGTTTCGAAATCTTTTACCGCTCCTTCGTGGTCATGGACCATCATGGCCATATAGTGCCTGTCAAAAGCCCCCTCGTGGAGCTTCTGCAACGCGTTCACCGCCGCCTGGTGGCTGCTGCTGATCGCAGCCGGCAGCGACACGTTCCGCGCCTGGGCCAGCGCCTTCAGTTCGTCCCCCCAATGCCCATGGTCCTGGACCATCATCGTTGCAAAATCCTTGACCCTTGGATGGGAAGCCAT
This sequence is a window from Dinghuibacter silviterrae. Protein-coding genes within it:
- a CDS encoding DUF4142 domain-containing protein — protein: MKKNFSGVALLLMALVACHGSSGSGDAAAEAPAKQDSSNITGPVSASRGDQDFMSAVAEAGMTEIQASRTAEQMASHPRVKDFATMMVQDHGHWGDELKALAQARNVSLPAAISSSHQAAVNALQKLHEGAFDRHYMAMMVHDHEGAVKDFETAEKTVRDTALLRFLKEKLPMIKMHLDSAMAIGKAL